The nucleotide window cttgaaatgccccttttctttacacttgaagcaagtaacctttgatttgtAGAATCCATGTTTAGGATCAGGACCTTCGAGACTACTTCTTCCTGTAATTTCCATGAACCTTTGAGCTCTTCTCACAATGCTCGCCATACCGCATTTTATGTCGATGAGTTCTAGTTCCTCtggatcaatttgatcgtaatcttcttttgtcatgtctggattaccaattcttccggcTACTAGACTTTCGTAAGACTCAAGTACAGAAGCTAGAAATGCTATATGCTGCTTTGCGGCTGTCTCGGTAAAATCTTGACCATTTTTGATGTTAACAGCGATATTGCACAGTATCCCATGACTATAACTCTGATTGTTCGAACCTGAAGAACTTTGAGAAGACACCTGTTCTTGAAAATTCTGAACCTTAGGATTCGGTTCGTAATTTGGAAACGGTGAAACGTTGTTGTTAGGCATGCTTTGAGATATTCCTGATGAAGAATCTGCACTGAATGccgtttgaatctttggactcggAGTAGATGTGGCAGATGAGCTTCCTTTGTAGTAAAGCTGAACGTCTTGTTGTACGTTTGCAGATTTCATTTTACTCATCTTTCGCATTTCAAGCTCTTGAGCTTCAATTCTCTCAACAAACATACTCAGATTGAAACCCACGTATTCCAAGTTGTTCTTCAAAACCAATAAGAACGTACCCCACACTTCTTGTGGTAGTGCGTTAGCCAACTTATCAACCAACTCTTCATTTGTTTTGTCGATACTCAAACGTTTCATCTCCAGTACCAAGTGACAATACCTCTCAATTAACTCTTTTGTTGATTCTCCACTGATAGCAGTAAATATGTCGAATTCTTTTTTCAGTAGTGCCTTTTTGCTTTTGATCATTGCAGCACTCCCAAGAAATTTGAGTTTAAGAGCATTCCAAATAGATTGTGTGTCATTCTGATGTTGTAACAGTACCAAAATATCTTCCTTAATTGCCTGTTGCAATATGCTGACCATCTTCTTCTCGGCTTTAAAACTTTCTGCTTCAGCTGGAGTTAACTTGTTAAGTGTTTTCGGAAGACCAGCTTCATTCGTAGGAATTACATATTTTGTTTCAACTTTCAGCCAACATTCGAGGTGATTCGCCTGAACCCACGTGCGAAATCTATCTTGCCACCCCGAATACTCTTCAATGTTGAGCAGTTTCGATGATTTTTGCATGGTTCCTAGCTCGTTCTCCATGTTTACATTCTGCGCTATACTCGCTGGAGTTTGAACAGTCATACCTCCTCTGAAAAACGCCTTGTAAAACTCTTGGTTGTCCATTTTTTACTTTGAAAAATGTttcgaaaaattttcaagttttgaaaaatcaaacTTTCAAGCTAACTGAACTTTCAAACTTTCTGGACTTTCAAACGAACTGAACCTTTCAAACGAACTGAAGGTTTTCAAATGACCTGGATGTTTTCAAATGACCTGGATGTTTTAAAACGACCTGGAATGTCCACTTCGTGCGAGATGACACAATTTGTTTTAAAAAAGATTCCAGTTCGTGCGAGTTGATAGATTCACACGATCTGGATACTCACTTCGTGCGAACTGATAAACTTTTTTGAAAATTTCAAGCGACCTGATCCAATTCGTGCGAACTGGACTAGGTTTTCAAACGGTTTGGCAAAAACTCATGCGATCTGGTCAGTTTCACACGATCTGAGCATCATTTTCATACGAAGTGAACATTTTTGACAATTTGGATCAGTTTTAGTTcgatttatggtctgtaactttgtaGGATTGTTTAAAATGGTGTTTTACACATAATATCCaaaattcagtccattttgtccgtgaaTTCGTCTAAAAATCCAAGAAAGAGTAGAAGTAGATGATTCTAAACCATTCAAACACTGATATCAGCAGATTTgactcatcctgagctctgatagCACTTGTAGGATCGATGAATCGACCAAAACGAGTCGGTCTGAGTCAAATCTGGTCTCtagaaaggcggaaacagactaGAAACCTTGCATCCGTGCTAGAATAGGAGTAGAAGAGTAAAAAGTCACTTTAAACATGTTTTCCATTGATTATAAACGTTCAGGTACAGAGAGAATTCGTCAGCACTTCGTTTGGAGATTCTCTGGAAAGTTCCAAATGAAAAACACAACACACCTATTTATAGGATCTCCAGTTCGCACCAAATATGAAGCTCAGTCCGCACGAACTGGTTAACTTCACTTCATGCGACCTGGACCTTCCAGGTCGTGCGAACTGGACTCTACACATAAACTTTACATTTTAAACACAATTACATAAACTTGACACGACACAGACTGATGACGTAGGCGATGGACATTATGCATCAACAGATCcctttcatatatatatatatatatatatatatatatatatatatgtgtgtgtgtgtgtgtgtgtgtgtgtgtgtgtgtgtgtgtgtgagagttaATTTCTCGGATGGTCTCTGTGGTTTTTCattttttcatctttagtccTCACCTTTTCAAAATAGCATATTTGTTCCCTGTGGTTAGCTCATGTGTTAATCGGATAGTTACTAAAGTGGAAAAACATtggttttctcagttaagtttatgtaaaatgactaaaatagcCATGTATATTTTAAGACTGGAGGGTATGGTGACcgaggatgggccgccacgtcaccGGAAGTGAGGATAGGCCTAAAGGAGATGGACCAAGGGGGTGGAGGATGAgcccctttatgtatatatatgtatgtatgtataggtatatgtgagagaaggaGGCACGGCGAGATCGTCGTGTGGGAGCCGGTTGGGACGAGCCGGGctgaggggggcggtgtgggggaccggcgccgggccAGGCCGAGCCTAAGCCAgcccccataccctttagtctaaaagaaaaaaattaaataatatacTTAACTAAACGGGCCCACTAATTTTATTAGATTATAAAACTTTAACTCCTTATATTAAACATAAGCATAAACCCAGCTTCACCAGAGATGATGAAGACCACCGCATTTGTTTCCATCGAATGTGAAGCCACGATCAAACACCTTGTCATTGATGGTTGAAACCCCCACCCTCACACACCTTCATCGGCACCTCCACCACACCTTTGCCGACTACACTTTCACCACCTAAAATTGTCGACAACGAACCTTTACCTCCGGGGACCAAATCACCCGAAAATTCATCAATTCCAAATCTGTCAATCTCCGATTAGGAACAACATAGAATCTAAAACTAGACATAAAAGTGTGACCTCCACAAATATTTCGGCATCGTCAATGACGAACTTCATGACGGAGTTAATTATGAGAGCAGGTGGAGGTTTTACTGAATTAAAAGTGTGATGATGACGGATCCAGATACGATGGATTGTGTCTATGAGCAACAGACCAATGTTAGTCGTCGAGGCCAGATAATAATGAGGTTGCCAGAAGATTGCCGGACGTGAAGGATGAAGAAGATTGGAGCCTGATGTTTGATTTGCTTAATTGTGGGCTTTATGTTTTTTATTCATATacgtattttattttttatttttaaaaggttgACCCCactaatttaattttaatttccCTTTGTACTTTTAatataagggcattttagtaatttcataAACTTAACTGAGTTAATTTAACATGTGTTACTGCCAAAGACCATCCGAGTAACAAACAATCAAACCATAGGGAACATACATATAATTTTAGAAATTTAGGGACTAAATGTGAAAAACTGAAAAACGACAGAGACCATCCGAGTTATTAACTCTATATATGATGTATGAGACAATAGCATTTTAATATACCAAAAGTTAAAGAACTTTTTTTGCTTTAATGTATAAAGTATAATTCGAAATGAGGGTAAATTAGTTTTTTTATACAATAATTACACTTTAACAATCTTATCTTGATTACACCTTAATCCTATATCTTTAACCAAAAATACAGATAATTAGTTAATAGTTATATTTTATCCTCTTATAAAAAAACTAACCACCCCTACGATTTTTAAAAAGCTATAactttattatgtgttaatatattttttttatatcacACCATAAattttttattctctttaatttgagtataatATTGCTAtagttattttaattaaaaaattgatATGTTGAGTGATCAACCAAAACTTGAATTAACCGAAAAACGATTAACTGAAATCCGAATTAACCAAAACCAGTCATTCATTGAATATTTTTGTACCATCATTTAACCAAAATTAATCGAACCGAACCATTTAtgttttcatatatttctagtgTTTTGTAACACCCTTATCAAATAAATCGAAATTCTAACAATATTTCGCATATGAAAGAATTTATATGTGATTATACCTTCGTATGATAAAACAAGTTTATtaaaactttataaaaaaaaataaacaattcaACGTGTTATCATTGATTGTCATCCGGTACTCCAATTATAACCTACATACCATAAATTGTGATATACGTTAATTATATGAAATCTATAACTAATCTAGCTAAGCCCGGAAGCTCAATACGATAACCAGGTAACTCGTCTGGGTTATGCCTTAAAAGCAACTGATAACCCAGATGATCAAGTAACCCGTCTGGGTTATGCCTTAAAAGCAACTGCTAACCCAGATGGCCAGATAACTCGTCTGGGTTATGCCCTAAAAGCAACTGATAACCCAGACATAGATTTAACAAGTCTGGGTTACAAAAGTTGACCACTTTTCTCCTTTTTAGTAAACGCTGCGTAACTGCTCCGATATTTATCCGTTTAGCTTGAAACTTGTTTCTAATTGACCGTAATATATTTGCCTACATTATAACCCCTAATATTTAACCCGAGTTCATAAATTTTATGATTTACACAACCATTACCGGGTTTATGCGCAttattattttgacccgttatgaaatTTAAGCTTAAATTATCCACAACCCTTCATATCTCTTATTATTCGCTTAATGATCTTTATTCATCTATGATCACAACTTCAATTGTGATGGATTATGATAGAAAAATTCATTATATTCTCATTCTACCCTCGTTATGTCAATTTTACGAAACTAACCCATAATGTAGAATTAAGCCAAAATGGTTTAAGACTTCCATTTTAGACTACCAGAAGGATTTATACAAGTTATAATACTCATATTTGAACCATCCTTAAGAGCGTTTACCCGGTTTATCaatcaagggcgttttggtcaactttaaccccttcttttacgacgaaggactttcaaTAGCATGTTTTGACTAATTTTGTACGTTTTAACCATAATCTTATTTAAACTCATTATGTTTCTAAGAACGTAATGTCTACACTTTAGATTATTAGATTCACCTACTTTAGGTAACCCAATGTTCATTCGTGACTCCGTTTAACTCTCATCGAACCTTAAGTACTCAATGAGAGTTTGACTTATTACACATACCTTGCTCGGGTCATAGCGTTGACCCATTTAAATACCTTGCACTAATAATTACTAATTAATAGCAATGCGAACCTTACGCTATATCCCTGTGAGCACAAACCTCGACAATCGATCATTAGTTATTAATCTTAAATGGTGATAACATCACCATTTAACTCGTTTGGCCTAAATGACCATTTTATCAATATGAGATGGTATTTATTTACCATCTCACCATTTAAACTGTTTCGGTTTACATCGTATGATCATATTACTTAAGTTCGTTTCATAATTCCTTCGACCCATCATGGCTTACCCATAGAGTGTCTTgttcaaaactattattttttcgTCAACTCGTGACTAAAATTACCATTTCCCTCCTGTTACCCATTATGGTTTACACCATAAGGTATCTATTCCAAAACTCTCTCTTTATTCGGTCGTCATATGATCgaattaccattttgcccttttTACCATTTTCACTTATTCCGACCCGTATCATTTTGCGCCGGAACATCATACTTAAATTACTGATTTACCTTGTTTATAACAAATACAACAAATAGGTGTTCTACTAgaaaggtgtaagctttacttaccttaaGTCCGTTCATGCTTTTTCGCCCCTTCGACCCGTTTGACCCATTCTtctccaagcttccacctagctcgtcaagagtcaaactataaTACAATTTCCATAAGATAGTTAGATTAGTCATCAATAGCATGACCATCACCCTTATGGACTTTTCTACCATATTTGGTATTCGATTCAATTATAGGTCGTTTTGAGTTTTAAAAGGTCATACTGCCGTTTTACATATATATGCACTCACAAGTTCAATAAAACTCATTAGGCATTTTATCTAACGCTTGGTGGGCATCATTTTTAGGCCACCAATTTGGCTAACTTCTTTAACCAAATTTACCTTAGTTCTTTCAATTTGTCAAGTTTACACAATTATTAAAATCAAGTTAACAAGACTTTCAATCATCATAGCTAATCCCTCAACTTATTATACTAGAATTTGGAGATTTTATTATTATCTTAAAAACCCATTTCACCACATACATGGACTTTAATCCAAACATCAATTTAGCCAAGTATCTCATATTTTCTTGTAAATATGAAGACTATATGCATGCTTTGACATCACTATAACATCAATTTCATTCTACCATCAAAACCACTTTATGTTTGTATGAACACTTGACCTAGTCTTTAGATTGTTCAAGTATTCCATCTATACTAGCAAGTATAGTGATCATCAACACAAATACATCATCAATTTCATCAAACTACCAATAATTTTGAACTCCGGGTTATCACCTTCAAGTTCTTCTTCACACAAATTTGatgaaatcaagttttacaacataccttatgatcccctaatCTAGGTGATCAATAATTTACATTCATGCAGGAATTTGAGGCTCGGTTCCTCCTTCAATTTAATGATTTCAGCTCCTTGAGGGTTTGCCCCTTTTTTTCTCCTGCTCTGCTCTGGATCGACcaaacacacacaagtgtgtgttttttggtgtttattttcttttaaagatatttgTTTCTGATTTGGCAATTTTAGTCCCTCCCAATGTTAGTTCTTGCACATTACAGTTTACAACTAGGTTATAACTAGGTTACATTTCTAGTTGCCTATCTCTCGTAAATTATCAACGGACATGATAATCATATTTACTAAGTTCGAGAATGCCACTACCCGACTTAAATTATGTCCCTGTAGCCCGTGCCTTTATAATCTTTATTTACTAAAAGCATTTGTTCGCCTTTTATTTaacattaggtttatttatttaaatcctaatgtTTACCGGGTTAACTTTTGctactaacggtattttacctgCTCATTCCCGATTAACTTAGTTTAATTAACAAACCCGTTtatggggtgttacaagtctacccccccccccctcttagAGAGGTTTCATCCCCGAAACCTATCTTGCGTAGTTCATTGAGTTTGACCTAATGAATTTAGTCTAGGTGATCACTTGAGCATTGCTCACATTTAATAATTCAATAATCTTACCGGGAAGGCATAGAAATGTCTTTCGGCTCCAAGGTGGTGTCCGACTCCCTTCTGATGTTCTCCTTGCATCTTTCTCTTGGTTAACATCTTTGTTTTCTCTGGCCAAGGATTATTATTATAGGCCATGTCATATGCGCCTTTCATGTGGAAGGCCTCGTGGGCCATTACTTTCTTCTAGTATTCCACGTCTTTATTACTCGTTATAACGGGTCACCCTTTAGTCACTTGGTCGTCTGATACAGTCAACACATTATTCCACGCTAATCCTATCAAGACAAGCGCTTTGAaacaatgataaaaaaaaaacaaaacgccatataTGTTGCATGATTTGCAGGAACAAAAATAGAAAACGCCAATGAATTTTATTTTGTCTAACAGAATCCACGTTAAACGCCATAGATATGAGAAAGATTGCAAAGGAGGTAACAGCTAACAATAAATCTTTGGAGTTTTAATTTGAAAGAGATTTATAACGCGAATACGGAGGGAACGTATAAAAGGACAATCGTACCCCCGCATAACAATTAGCGCCCcctgccacgtgttgggccaggatccgttctcactgttctcacacttttcaccgttctctcctgaacccgtctctctctctctatatatatatatatatacacatacatagggtaaggttcatttgagaaccacccttattgcaagaaccgcgagaaccaatgtgaacacaaaataaaatctaaaaaaaatcaaaaaagcactcaaaaaattttttattttattttttaaatttctttaagaaaaatcgctatatttagttacccaaaaaaaaaccttttttttcgattaacagttatccatgcacatgtgcatatgtatcattacttcaacaaattccgTAATACGTTATCAGTAATAGACAACTGCACTTTAATTTATAATACCatctgtaatacactactttttacattaccaatattcaaaatgcatatgtgcatcattaggtataaccatgatataacatgttttgttacaaaaaagtttgtgattttgaatggagaagtaggctcatatacatgttttttggttagttatatctagtggttgatggtttggctaTAGTTgttactttatgatgtaatatgatgATTGGATGGTGTATGGTGTtgatatacatgtaataaagtgaaaatattggtaatggtattgtattatggatggtaggaggtaatgatattgtattatggatggtaggaggtaatggtagtgtattatggatggtattatatatgaaagggaaagtgtattcaaagtagtgtaccaaaacaccttatttcatgttgatacatatagatgcacatgtgcatttctaatattggtaatgtagaaagtagtgtattacatatggtagtgtaaatgaaagtgcaattgtctaatactTGTAATGAGTTAcgaaatttgtcaaagaaatgatacatatgcacatgtgcatgtttatgtattatggatggaaggatagatgaaagagaaagtgtattcaaagtagtgtaccaaaacaccttatttcatgttgatacatatagatgcacatgtgcatttctaatattgtaaCGTAAAAACTAGTGTATTACaggtggtagtgtaaatgaaagtgcaattgactaatATTTGTAAttaattacggaatttgtcaaagaaatgatacatatgcacatgtgcatggataactgttactcgaattttttttttgaaattttttttatttttttattaacaaaatattgcgatttttccaaaaaaaaatactaaaaaaataaaaaaaaatttttgggtgttttttagatttttctaGGAATTACTGTTTATGTTCACACTAGTTCttgtggttctcgcaataaagggtggttcctaacggatccttctcctacatatatatatatatatatatatatatatatatgtagggtatatatatatatatatatatatatatatatatatatggttaggatTTAGagaaacggtgaaaagtgtgagaacagtgagaacgcttatgaatcgtccgatcaaaacaatctatggactagattggcgtggtggcgttttcgtaaataacacgaaTTCTATTGAGTGGACgcacttcattaagggtaaaaaggtctttacaCTTCTTTACCAAAACGCCAAAgtaatgaataaaacgccattactgGCCAAAACGcatccctatataaacaaaacattcTCATACATAAGAACACACCTCCCCCAACCTGAAAAcaccatattttctactatataacATTCATCTTACAACGCCAGAAAttccaaaacatcaaacacacctactcaaaaaacgccatattttactatatactaatcatcttagaaaacgccaaaactcTCAAATATCAAAAATTTCCAGAAAATGGACGTTTCTTTCggatacactatttcctcagtaaaacgccaaaaatgccaaaaatcgtttcttgtttatttaatattgTTATACGCGAAGTTTCGGAGAATGCATTCTTTCCGAAGGTGttgtgactcaaataacattttgctgaatgagatggataaaatttcaagaaaaagatactggtgtcagacttatgtcagtttttatgttttgttattgatgaataaTATAATGGCATGAATAGacgaatgacactgatgagtggtttgaagatacatattcaaacaaaaaactcatgtcatattgtctttcaaaacgtccacaaaaacacaagcatgacaaagccaaaccaccagtgaacatgtttcaaagaaaagaaagagactgatgacagtgaagatttggaagatgaattgtttctattttcaGTGTTTTAATTTTccttttctgttgtttgttatgtatttttcgaCTAAgaataaaaaagtttaaaaaagaGCCTAAAAGTCataaagattgggaaacgccataatgcagtaaacgccataatgcagtaaaacgccaaaaactcccaacCTATTATAAAAGTAATTTGGAGAAGTATTATGAAAAGCTAAAAACggaaaaaaacgccaaaaactacttaaagccattaaaaaacgccaaacttggaagatggaATGTCTATGAccataaaaactcataaaaagctgaacaaaaaacagtaaaaaaatacATACAGCATGAAAACACGGCTACTTTTtaaatatcatttattataaataaaaatcccacctaaactacgcgccagaaaaatcctataagagagacgtctctgcacaatcaactAATCACACCACCAAAAAATAAACGCCATCTTACCaagaaaccattcactttaaaacgcTACAAAAGATacttaaaaaagccacagatgcgGAACCTCAtttcttctatattgagtattgttctgaatgaagtttcactgaatggattctaccctgaggtgggtatctctataagcttttgctgaatgagatggacaaatattcatgaAAAAATGAAGTAAAACACACTTTTACCCCTTAATGAAGACGgacgttatgtaggaaaataaggatctatataaggtattcaaaacacgttcaaaacgccaaaatgattaaagaagaagaggctgatgatagtgaagatttggaagagaaattagattataatttttatttttttttcaatttctattgtttgttatctaattctctgattttattatctaattctctactaacaaaaaaaatttaatataaaacgccaaaaacaacaAAACACCTGATAGTGTGAAAACTAAGAGAATggatgctagcaaagcacgatgttgctataaaacgccaaaaacgccaaacAAGGTATTActgaaaaatcaacactaattcaCAGATGAAAATTGAACGAAACAGTAATTGctaaacagtaaaatgaagagacggtaacattattgccaaacatttaatttattaaaagccactacatggaaaactgaatttatttatcttttcaaaacgccataattgtctGTCACATTATAGACCCTTATCCTACTTGATGtaataaacatcaagaaaattactgatgttttttacatcATAGACATGCATCCTgatttaaaaacaataaaaacgccaaaacatacttaaaacgccaaaatgtttactATGATCCTGATCTACAAACAATAAAACGCCgcgtatttattaaacgccaaaaaaatggaAACGGGATGTGACACGCGTTTAAAAAatgaaatatgaaaggacaaaaaagcccctccgcccttctctatgccgtGTGACatgtgttgggccaggatgcgttctcaccgttctcacacttttgagcgttttctcctgatcccgtttctatatatatatatatatatatatatatatatatatatatatatatatatatatatatatatatatatatatatatatatatatatatatatatatatatatataggtagggTTTATGCGAGAACCACTTTATTGCAAGAAtcgtgagaaccaatgtgaacacaacaaaataaatcTACTACACCAccgaaaacctaaaaaaacctaacgccccacccccccccccccaaaaaaaagaaaaaaaaaacctaaaccaccccctccaagctaaatgctaaaaattaaaccctccgaaaacctaaaaaaaacccaaccccctccccccccccccctaaaaccTAAACCCTCCCACCCAAGTTAAATgcaaaaaactaaacccccaaaaaacttaaaaaaaatctaaaaaacacacaaaaaaaggttttaatattttttttattaaaatcgctactctttgtattaaaaaaaatttcaaaaaacaatttaaaattttttttattaacgaaaagtagcgatttttataaaaaatatttaaaaaattgtgtgtttttagatttttggggaattggcctgtaataatcccatctagaccttattggccattaataatcccacctcagaatattccccccaccagtcccacctttcacctatttttcctacaatggtcccccgttaaaaaaacttaacagagttaagcttttttccaaattacaaacaaattttttagggtttttgatcagaacgatgatacgagcccatcgatgtaaaacttacttcgaaatggtgctccaagtgacttgattttggttaatttgaaatttaagcacccgaattgaagcgatgttttcatcgtttggagcactgtttcaaggcaagttttacatcaatgtactcgtatcgtcgttctaatcaaaagccctaaaaaatctgtttgtaatttggaaaaaagcttaactccgttaagtttttttaacgggggaccactgtaggaaaaataggtgaaaggtgggactggtgggggggaATATtccgaggtgggattattaatggccaataaggtctagatgggattattacaggccaatttgcctagattttttaggtatttttggttgtgttcatattggttctcgcggttcttgcaataaagagtggttccaatatatatatatatatatatatatatatatatatatatatatatatatatatatatgtatatatatatatataagataattcataaggaaaaaaaaagaattaaaaagtAGACTTGATTTCTATATATTAAATGTGTTTTCTAAATAAAAGCAagtgtgtaataaataaaacacgtGAATCACAAACAtataaagacaaaaaaaaaacgtATCTGATTTCTATATATTAAATGTGTTTTTCAAATGAGATTTGATTTCTATATATTAAATGTGTTTTCCAAATAAAAGTATGTTTGTAATAAATAGAACATGTGAATCACAGACAAAAGGCTTAATATATAGTATCAAAGAAAGTCAAATACTCCTTTCATAATGAAAAAATTAATAAAGACTATAAACAGACTTACCTtataacaccccgaaaatgggtttggaAATCAAatcacgttaatactaaaagacgcgTAAAGTAACGTTAGTGGtgaaattaacccggtaaatattaagatttaaatatataaacttaatatgaaatagagttaattgcccggatagtccctgtggtttgccattTTTTCACCATTAGTCCCCACCTTTTTAATTTATCAtgtttggtccctgtggtttgagcgTTTGTTACTCGGGTAGTCCCTACACTGGATGGATGTTAGTTTCTTCAGTTAAAGTTAAAgtgaaatgaccaaattaccattT belongs to Helianthus annuus cultivar XRQ/B chromosome 5, HanXRQr2.0-SUNRISE, whole genome shotgun sequence and includes:
- the LOC110943766 gene encoding uncharacterized protein LOC110943766, whose amino-acid sequence is MDNQEFYKAFFRGGMTVQTPASIAQNVNMENELGTMQKSSKLLNIEEYSGWQDRFRTWVQANHLECWLKVETKYVIPTNEAGLPKTLNKLTPAEAESFKAEKKMVSILQQAIKEDILVLLQHQNDTQSIWNALKLKFLGSAAMIKSKKALLKKEFDIFTAISGESTKELIERYCHLVLEMKRLSIDKTNEELVDKLANALPQEVWGTFLLVLKNNLEYVGFNLSMFVERIEAQELEMRKMSKMKSANVQQDVQLYYKGSSSATSTPSPKIQTAFSADSSSGISQSMPNNNVSPFPNYEPNPKVQNFQEQVSSQSSSGSNNQSYSHGILCNIAVNIKNGQDFTETAAKQHIAFLASVLESYESLVAGRIGGGLAMMAEIVEECIPEVEEVSEMMTEESYAELEEAAAAVYYYQSEQEVSLVNRLWIIDVAKEMNEETLKEIADKALMVKLQEVEQTKTPSDNNGTKDATQKSVSIEKESNEKSESDGK